Genomic window (Argopecten irradians isolate NY chromosome 13, Ai_NY, whole genome shotgun sequence):
GTTGCTACATTCCTCACGTTTTATTTAATaaagtgtacatgtatcatgttacCTAGCATTTTTGTGTGCACACACCTATGCAACCTGGCTATAGGcaattgaaacaaaatatattttgtattttaaataaatcCAATTTGGATAGAAACAGTAATATTCGTATACTAAAACAATTGATGCCCCCGTGATGGAGCGACATGACGATTTGTCTACCCTCGACGCCCTCGCGTGACATAACGACTTTCGGGTGGTCAAATCGTTTTGTCGCTCCATTACGGGGGCAtcaattgtataattatatatatggaatgaaatactgatttgATTACGCATgtatcaaaccaaaaatagtttatatgtatttttgcgttgttgttcaaatgatggatattgtttatgttctgtcagtgttggagcatctttaaattataaTCGTATACAAATGGAATTCACACTATCCGAGTATTGTATTATTTGGGTAGGAATGTATAACTTTGTtaagtaaatattaattttataataatataaactatGTTTTGACATCGACAACGAATATTTTCTACATCCGTATTCAGCATAGGTATGCATAGTTATGTTATTATCATAAAACGTCATGATATAAAGGGATTGATTGATCgaagactatatatatacatcgaCGATTTCAAATACTTTAGATAGATTGAGTAGCAATTTTAACAGTCGTTTAATTCAGCTCGGCCTTTTTGTATTTACATTAGTAAGCGCACAGTACAAAGTGTGTAAACGACATTTAGTTATGATAACCATAATGTTCATTTTGGTTGTAACATCCCTGTTCCGTAGTTCGATTTAATGCAAATAATATAATACGTCACATTAGGTAACAAATGAAATACACAAAAGAAATATCACGTGAATATGACAAGTCTTAATAGAGATGAGTTGCTCTTATATGTATATGAACGGGTATTTAACAATGGCCGTCGATCATTTCAGCCACCGTCAATTCTACaacatatttttcaaacaaCAACACTATCACAACAAGTATCAATATATGAATTTAAGCGAAAAAAAAAGACAGTTTACCTTGTTTCCTTGCAATAATTGCATTGACATCTGCATTAAACACAGGCATTTCCCCATTTTCAGTCTTCAGCTGTAATCAAAACATAAACTGTAAATGGAATACCGACTATAAATATCAACAACTTAGTACAACTCGACTAACTCACAACGCAAGGTAAAGATAGTAGTTCTAGCGTATTCAAAAAGTATTCACATTAGGctgtaaattttgaaattgtaattgtaataatgAGTTTCTGCAGGAATAAGTAATTTTATAACCCTGATGATGAATACAGTTTAGTGTTGGCAATATAGTTTGCCTTAATGATTGACAAAAATGCTTGGCTTTTGATTTCCAAATACaatgcattatttatatattatgtttcgTCAATTAGAGACAATGCTATTTTAATGATACTGATTGTTTTTATGGGTTCTGTAGATGTTTGAATCTAAATCTATTCATTATCATCACATCTCGTTATGTCTTAGCAGTGATTTCAATTTAGCGGCATGGAGGAAAGTTATTGCTTCGGTAGGGATATAAAATTCAGAAAATTTTCTTGTCATCACTTTTTACTGCAAGCTTTTGTAATACAATTCCACCAGATACCATATTGGATTTGATGGCGACCTGTATGATAAATGGGTACGTGTAAGCTCGAGAACGCTTCCCTGCACATGTCCGTCAAGGTGAGAGCGCTTAACATTCTGAACACGCCACAGGTATTAGGCATCTAACGAGATCGAGTAATTTAGGTCTATTTCAATATATCAGcataaataaaaatcatatgcttagtatatgatatatcaccggttttttttaaacttaatgatggtataacaatacttttcttttgcatctcaaaatattttactgttttttctcaaacatgaaaaaaatgtgGCATGCATAATTTCAACTTTTAATTAAAATCGAGATGGCGCCCATCTTAATGACGTCATTCAATATATGCAATgctaacattttgatttgtgatcaatgggtcttaagggttaagaaaaaaaactattggtttggatgtgtgtgtgtgttgtgtgtgtgtgtgtgtgtgtgtgtgtgtgtgtgatggtaAGAgggtgtatgtgtgtatgtgtgtgtgtgtggatgtgtgtGTGACGGAAGCCATatgtgtgtgagggtgtgtatgtatgtgtgtgtgagtgtgtatgtgtgtgtgtgtgagagatagagagagagagagagagagagagagagagagagagagagagagagagagagagagagagagagagagagagagagagagagagagagagaggcatgtgggaccctccttgCCCATAGCCTATAGAGTTGTATACTCAGCAATGCTGGAATCGACGGAAATATCGATATTCGACTTTCATTTCCGAGACAGTTCATACACTTAAACCCGTACAATGTGTACAATATTAGTTGTATATCATTACCGCATGGCATAAGATGACCTTTCTAAGTCTCATTCGAATTTATGATGTTTTAAACTGAGAAATGAATAGTAGCAACATACTAAAAAGTTATCTTCCCATCAAAAACTTATCGGACTCAATTGCAAAATTACAATGCGGTTGTCTGGTATGATcttgtaataagacatatacagTATCATGTTCGATGCTAATGAACAGTGCTTAaagttaataatttaaaatcaacTACTTTAAACGCAAGAATATCAGTATATTAACCTGATCAGGATTGGCCCCTTTGTCTAGAAGCAAAGATACGATATCAGTCCGACATTTCCTTGCGGCTGTCTTCAATGCATTGGGCTGGAAAATAAATGTGATAATAAGGTGTATGTACACAATAGAAAAATGATGTGATTAATAAGTTGTATGTACacgatataaaaaaatatgattataaagTGTATGTACACGATAGGCAATAATACGATGATAAATTGTATGTACTCCATAGAAAATAACACAATGATAGGGTTATGTACACGACATGAAATAAATCGATAATAAGTTGTATATACACGATAGACAATAATGCGATAATAAATTGTATGTACActttagaaaacaaaatgataataagTTGTATTAACAAGATAGAAAATGATACGATTACAaattgtatgtacaagataatacGCCGCCGTTACGCAACGCTATCGTCATTTCTAAATTACAATTTAGTTAATAACATGTCAGCCATACCTTGTCCAATGTAGTAATGTTTATGTTTGAACGgaatcaaatttaatatttattgacaGCAGAAAAAGTTGTTGTTTCTAAAGAAAATGTAAATGCCTGGATTTCTTTCTTTGCTTGTAAGACCAAGTACTAGCATGCATGTTTCGTTGGCAAGTACAAATTGATAGGGACTTATTGATCAATTACTCCACAAATATacacataatatttaacccaaATCCTTACCTTGTGAATGTCCGCTCCCTTTTCAATAATTAACCTAACTACGTCCATGTTACCTCCTTTCACAGCTTCCTCCAGAACATCACCCTGGACGACACATAAAATGAATCAGTGGCAGTTACATCAATGCGCCTACAATGCTTTGAATATCGAAGCCTTACAAACATAAACAATctttatgtatatacaataaggaatatttgtgatgtgtatgtttgttttcgGACCgttgatattgaattaaattagTGATACTTAACACAAAAATCCCAATTGGTTTTTGGTATTGGATTTAGTACTTGAAGTATCAATAAACTACGATGACCGACAGCGGCCGTCACCCCGTACACgcattttagaaaaaaaagtacACACCTGGAAAATGAGTACTATAATTACACCTCGTACACGcaaattagaaaaaaacataCCTGAAAATATGTGTACCGTGACAAatcatatgtacacatttttatATAACCTCCGAAAGCGCACGCTGCGTCTATAATACACCTTTCCTAAATGTGTGTACGAGAAATATAAGCTTTTCAAATAAAAGAGTTGATCAATACGGTTCATTACAACACAAAAGCCAGAGTGTACACTAAATAAACGGCGAACCAGTTTACGatgaaatataacataaaacatatattcaaattaattcttattattcaatttgctgaatatattctatgtataATTGGCAAGTACATATTGATAGGGACTTATTGATCAATTACTCCATATGATACAAGTAGAGGGAAACTATTACCAATGGAGGTTTGCATGGACATTTGACAACTGTCTTCAATTCATCTGTTTGGTTTCATCTTTCGACGCCTACTCCGGACTAACATCCCTGATATTATGAACGTATTAACTACTGGACATTTGAAAACCATGCAGAATGTGCCAAGTAGTGATAAAGCTGGAGAAACGACTACCAAGAATGCACGACTGACCACTGCTGAAGACCTTTTATCTTTTATGAACGTTTGTAAATGTAGGCAACTCGGAAGACAAAGACCAACAGGTAATAAATCGTTCAATATTCAAACCAATTCTGGATCTCACATTAAATTATCTCGCGATGTGGAAGATCTTCCTCTGTATATTGCGCTTTGTTTTTTTGCTTTAAATGCTTCTATAACCTCCCCCCTCATCTTTCATCTAACTATATATATCGTGAACAATATCAAAAATGGTAACTTTAGATATCCGTAATGATCATATGTACTGATCAGTTGTAAACAGCCCGGGACTGTCGGGGATATTTGATAATAACTGGtatttatcatgttttatcACAAATCGTGTATGTTAGTTAAACTTtccaattttgaaaacattaaaaaaagataCTCTAGATGAGGGATATATGATCAGTCAACGTGTTGTGGGGATCTTGTATATCTGATTTCCCTTCCAACTCTTTATTTACATCAGTATTAGTTTTTTTGGTTTATTCGAGCTTCATTCTCAGGGAGAACTTACCGCCAGACGCCGCTGCGTTCAGTAATATCTTCCGCCATAAATATCTAGTACCTTAAGAGTAGAgccattaattttgtttttttaaacaccatggtataattctttttatctttgaCATACAGTAAATATCATGGaagttaaaagaaaatgcgGTATGAAAGGATGAGTCTGAAAAATGAAAGCCGATCGGAATCAAGAGAGATAGCAGAGGCTACGCACATGTGTTTTTACATACTGGGGGCCGCTTTGGCCGAGCGTTTAAGATGTCTCGATATATTACACGCAAGCTCTCCACTTTTTCTTAGGTCTTGAATTCGAAATCATAAAATTAATGAGAGGCAGTTGTCaagtactggccgctggtcggtggttttttttttctcgggGTACTCCTGGCACGTTCTAACATggctctggctgttaataggactaaaaaaaaattaaaaaaaaacatttattttcttaacccgatgaaattaaaaattataactaattttataatctaattttataatctatttgataaaaaaatatgtttaaatgtatcaTTCTAGAGATTTTTCAAGGGAGTCTTTTTCCggatcaatacgcaacgtcaatgtctctattgtgacgtcacgataacctCGTAGTTTGGCTTAATTCTCggatttgttttttaaatagtGATACTCCAAAAAgagtattggccaatcagaaccCCAGAATTAGTAtgaaagacaaagaaaaaataattcatcACCTGTATAATCTATTTAAGAACAGCTTTCCAAGATAGTGCTTTTACCCGTTATCAGAATCTCACATGTGGTTTGTGGGATGTAAATTTCACAACCTTgagtattttgaaatattcaacaTGTTCTCAGGTAAATCGAATAAAAAGACTTTTAATATAAGGGATTCTTATCGATTCATCGGTGATATATTGTAGTTCCATCGATagtttaattattaatattttcaggATGGCGGACATATATGGCTGTCAATAGCCCAGGATATGTATTGTCAGCTTAATCAtattaagaaataaatgttCGTCATGTCAAACTCCCATAATTATCAAACAATGGAAAGCATGTTAATGTACTAAGATTGATACATGTAGCTGCCTGGGCATGTCTGTCACCACTTAGACCTAAAGTCGTGAAGTCGTTGTGTAGATTAAACTTATCATCGCAATAAAGCCAACTGTACAACGGAAACCcatgaaaaatatcaattatgacGTGCGGATGACAAAGCACAGGACCGCCTGGCTCCTCTTTAGTGAAGTGGGTTTCAGAGGCTTACCTGTCAAGTCGGCTTATAAAATACAATAGACACTTCGGATGACAAACATAGCACGAAGCGCAGCCATCAGACGTTCAGAAGAACCTGCAGACTTATAGCAACGAGGAGAAGTGTCATTGTTGAAGACGAACAGTGGTTGGCCATCAATGCTTATCATTGCTTCGCACTCGtagaaaatatcaaagtttccaatCCACTTGATTAAACATAACTGTTACTCATCAAGAAATAAGAAagattttctatttatttgggaaataagcaaataatgcaTATTCTATATTTCTGGCAGCATTATATtttcgccatcttgaaaacaaaaataatactgaaagtaattatcaatgaaattcaaggaaattcaaattaaacctaagaaaagtacatgtattaatagaaatatatcgCTAATAAATCCATCAAAAACAATGTTAATTgtcgttttattttgtttatcagAAGACATGCTGAATGTTTTAAAATACTCAAGGAAATAAGCATAGAAAAAGATATATTGGTCAGGTAAAACATCAATAGTCGACACACTTGGATCTTATAGGTCCACATGAATTTGGAATGATCGATCAGCAAAGAAATAactaaatcaaatatttttgagTTTAATCCGTGGCGTCTAGACTAGAAATAGCTCTATTTCTGTGTTATCAATGTGTGTTGTAATGATGGCATACTGCGGATCCTTAATCTGTGTACGTCTATAGTGCGTGACGGGAACTCGTGCGTCTCGCACTCGCTCGATTTCTACCGTCACATCCAGCTGGTTATACCCAGAGGGGAATACCGTTCATGGTACAGTGAAATTGAGAAAGTATAACTGGAATTAGGTAGATCTCCTTTAGTGTATACACACTATTATAATGTGATTAAATACTGGTTTTAACTTTTGAATAGTAGTAATTGTATTCTTAATACAGCTTACCAGGAGTTAATGTCGTTGCCTAGACGTAATAGAGTTTTTAATTGGGTAACTTTTGTGaacgataattttttttatcacttGGTCTTGGTGATGTATGGTTAAACCAAATCAATTTAGATATTTCTGTAGATTTACCATACATTAAGCAAAGAATTTTTGACAGTGCACTCCAAAATACATATTCTTTACTGCATAACTCCCCGAAATGTCACATGTACTGACATTTAGTTGATGGGTTATCATAACAGTTTTatttgagtaaatataattCTAAGGGTAATATAATTGCCCTTCCTAGGTTGAGACTATCAGCTCACTCGTTAAATATTGAACAGGAAGATACAGAAATATAGTTAGAAACGGGCGTTTTTGCAGAATCTGTAACTCTGGTGATGTTGAAggtgaatatcatttttatttgtatgtccAATTTTACATGACATTCGTTCAAAAACGAATTAAACTATattattggaaaaaaatcatCCGTGCTAAAAATGATACAATTATTAAGCTCAACTAATTTGAAAAATTTGTCAATTTTAAGTAGATACATTTACGAGGCTAACCAAGTAAGGAGAgttttttttaacatgaaataacaaCTAACTGTCCATTCCCTATGTATctattatacatgtgtacatgtaaccTGTCCTCTCTACACTGCTTTAGTGTAGTGCCTGCTTTGTAATAATGCTGTAGTTTGTACTGATGGGCTGTAAAGCCTAAagtgataaaataatttgaatttgaatttgaaccCAGCTACGTGTTTGTTTACATGTGATGAGTTACTAATCCAGTAAAATTACGAAAGATATAGACCTAACCTCGAAATAATTGCGACATGATTTGTTTGCTGCTTTCTGGGTTGAAGTATCTTAGTATTTTATCGCGAGAGAAGTCAACAGATGTTAATCCAGTAAAGAAAACCAAATCATAACATCAGTGTTCATGATTATGATGATGTCATGACTTGAGATATGTTGACCCGTCCctctccatcctcgatactccagtggttactatatCTACTCGGGACTGCACGTGCATATACTGGTTCACGAGTATCAACGAACCATGAGTAGCTTTCAGAACCAGTAGCGCTGCTTTGTGTTATTTcagatgaatataattttaagtGGATTTTCAAAGATTATactgattttgttttatgtatgttaaaatatgcttcaccgccgacagatcgTAAACGGTACTCATGAATTTAGCATTAAATGGTCTGTTATCATGGATGTATATaccttattaacacaaaaaaatataagataatttattttgcttttggtacttcattccatataggacatatatAATGTCAGGGAAATATTTCGGGAtccaattaattatttgtaatatttttatcttgaagtaaaattagaggtTTAAACTTACTAATTGTGGTAAgatgttactgaagaaaaatactaaatcgcctgttcctgtttttgatgaagaacaaataccatttgtcggtggtggatcatctttaaatgaaaacatgtcTACAGAATCCACTTTAAGTGTAAAGAGAGACATCATCAATTCCCGAAAAACTGTTGATCCGAAAAGAACATTAGTTATACATACACAATTTTAGACCAAGTATCGTTTTCTTTATATACGAGGCTAAACCATCATACCACCATTACTGTATAGATGTTTAtattcggggggggggggggggggggggggggccagtTAGCCAATACCTGCCAAATAAAATCctctttttaaataattttaaagacaATTTCTCTTTTCTCCATTATTAGCCAAACCCCAACCGATTGTAGTCAGATCGATCCTATCTTCTTGTTCCGGTGTCTACCGGATCACACCGTCAGAGGGGACTCAGTTTTGACGTTTACTGTGACATGGATACTCCTGACGGGCCCTGGACGGGTACgttattttatatcatacttatatatactataaacccAAACCCAAACACTGTTAAAATGACGCGATACTGGAATTACAGGAGTCTCTTTTATACTGGTTATTACACAATCTCTTTCTAAACGAAGCGTTATACTGGAATTAACAGAGTTAAAACGATGCTGAGATTTATACTGGAATTGCACAGTCTCTTTCTAAACGAACATAGAGTGTTATACACTGAATTTACACAGGTCTCAATCTAACCACAATAATATCCTTCACTGTTTTAAAATAGATAACGAAGAAAATATTGTTTGGTGCTGTACCGTTATCATAGGTTGTCAATGCATATTTTCCGATGTTATTATTGTTTcgaaataacattatttttcttgTATCGGAAAGGCAATGGACCTTTAAACAGAATTCTTGCCGTCTTCAAAATATTGTGTAACGTGATGTATTACTGAAACAATATCGATTGCAATACATTAATAACATTCAAAAACGGCCCTACCTATTTCTAAACGTTAGTCAATGGAACATTCGAGAAGGGATTTGACCCTTAACCCAGTATCATGaatacaacatttttttctttaaatcacGGAATTTCCAGGAGATTATTCTTGACGTAACACAGTTTATATGTTACAAAACCATTTTATCCTCTACAAATACTTGATTTACTACATCATTTAAGTTAAACAATATATTCTGCATATTTGAGATGTgtgaaaattttctaaaaattaaaGTTCTTATTTCAAACGTTGAACATTTAATTCCCAGGTGATACAGAACAGAGAGAGCAATGATGTCGATTTCTACCGGTCTTGGAACGACTACAAAACAGGATTTGGTGATCTTAACGGCAACTTCTGGCTTGGTAAGTCAGATATGTTCTATGTGTGGTAAATAatgtaaaccaaatttctttAGCGGCTAGTTAATATCACGATTTCCATTTTAAGACATGTTCGCGGAAATAAACTTTCGTAAAATGACTTGAATCGCGAAATTCGCCAAAGTAAAAAGGCACAAGAGTAAAATTTAGTTTACAGTACGTACCCAATTTATAAGctgtatttgatttgttttatatcatatgatatgttttcatattttctaaaAGGTAAACGCCTGCAGTGCcgtcagtactttgattttgatGTCCTGTTTTCGTTTTCTTTAAAACAGGAAATGATGCTATCCACTACCTTTCGACCATTGCCTCTGTCCTACGCATTAACTTAGTGACATGGATGGGGGATGAGAGGTATGCGGAATATTCCACATTCAAAGTTGAGAATGAGACAGACAACTACGCACTCACTGCCTCTGGATTTTCCGGAACCGCCTGGAGTATGTATTTACTCTTTATAGATGCAAAGTTCTaaagatgttttataaaaaaaaatgctttatttgaccctggggtctcaagttttcccctggggaggtgGGCAAGCTTACCTAAGTTCATAGAGGAAAAACGCATTGATggacattatttgctcaattttcattgcaAATGAGTCAGCCTTGAttaaaattattagcctgaaatatagcattttaacatctaTATCGGTCCTCGCTGACctcctgggggaccagaggggcttgaccaaacagggtcaaaatgactaaaatttcaaaaatcttctcctgaATTCACAgttttgatggaagcaaatactcttcatagattaaaaagtcaaatttatagaATCAATGACCAACTTTAAGggccagtatatagtgtttatatacaacattatttcattcaatatccgaactcaggtgaccgttaaggccatgGGCCCCTTGTTTAAAACCTGATGGTATACAATGTCTTCATTTATTGTGTTTATTTGTTGGTTTCTGAAGTTTCCCTTCTATTCATTAAGGACGGCAAACCCTCTATGTCTGTGTGTacattttgggaggctgcggtatgttcgtagTGTGTTGCCTATTttactatctcactgaagcatacggCCAGAGGTTATacaccctacccggtcacatttagTAATTCCTCTATTAcaacaagacacaacacgaatataccacagtctccgaATATACGCACTTCATACctgcaacacaccacatacatgggaggccgcccttacatgaccctcggctgttaatagggcgccTGAgttatcaatcaaacaaactagAAGACACAAAAGAGGCAGTCCTAAATGGTCGGGCTGTTCATTGGACGctattttaattaatcaaacaaacaaacaaaccaagtTTTCTATCcatgtaaataatttatgtcatatttaccAGGTGATGCCATGGGCGGTCACACCGGACACCAGGTTCTCCAATACgacaatgataatgatgtatGGAAATCTAACTGTGCGGCAAAACATCGAGGCGGCTGgtggtataggagatgtaacaGTGCAAACC
Coding sequences:
- the LOC138306132 gene encoding fibrinogen-like protein A; this encodes MDTPDGPWTVIQNRESNDVDFYRSWNDYKTGFGDLNGNFWLGNDAIHYLSTIASVLRINLVTWMGDERYAEYSTFKVENETDNYALTASGFSGTAWSDAMGGHTGHQVLQYDNDNDVWKSNCAAKHRGGWWYRRCNSANLNGEIYYNGSGTTLRRWPGIISMKASDFPHNED